A section of the Candidatus Limnocylindrales bacterium genome encodes:
- the ccoG gene encoding cytochrome c oxidase accessory protein CcoG, which translates to MSAVHAPRTVDDAARSCATVESSPSGASGRKPAQKQIPLYAPREEIYQREIHGPWQKWRARILFVLAGFYVVVPWATWNGRQAVWFDVPARKFYLLGVTFWPQDFIFLAGLLILGALGLFFFTTIAGRLWCGYACPQTVWTRFFMWIEWLAEGDRNRRIALDRGPWNRDKILRKAAKHGAWLAFSGVVGVTFVGYFLPIRELLPRIGAWQVTPPEMVFLAVASLALYADAGFMREQICKYACPYARFQGAMFDRATLTIFYDPARGEPRGHRRKNTDLARANLGHCIDCRLCVHVCPTGIDIREGTQFECIGCAACIDACDSVMEEVGYPKGLVRYTTESALAGKPKPLLRARVVGYGAVLAIGVVAFVVALSQRMPLGVDVIRDRARLYREISGGQIENVYTLKLMNKSQQGQTYRIGAEDGFTLIAPASVAVAPGELKDVPVQLRADRAKLAATSTPVSFVVESESDPSIRVRESGRFLAPAPIAAAKHEHEHDDEHGEEHKKQHEKAGPL; encoded by the coding sequence ATGAGCGCCGTGCATGCCCCGCGGACGGTCGACGACGCTGCGCGATCCTGCGCGACCGTCGAAAGCTCGCCGTCGGGCGCATCGGGCCGCAAGCCGGCGCAAAAGCAGATACCGCTCTACGCGCCTCGGGAGGAAATCTACCAGCGCGAAATCCACGGACCGTGGCAGAAATGGCGGGCGCGGATTCTTTTCGTTCTCGCCGGATTCTACGTCGTCGTTCCGTGGGCAACCTGGAACGGCCGGCAGGCGGTGTGGTTCGACGTGCCGGCGCGCAAGTTCTACCTGCTCGGCGTCACGTTCTGGCCGCAGGATTTCATCTTTCTCGCCGGCCTCCTGATTCTCGGTGCGCTCGGCCTGTTCTTCTTCACGACCATCGCCGGCCGGCTGTGGTGCGGGTATGCGTGTCCACAGACCGTCTGGACCAGATTTTTCATGTGGATCGAGTGGCTTGCCGAAGGCGATCGCAACCGGCGCATTGCGCTCGATCGCGGGCCGTGGAATCGCGACAAGATCCTGCGCAAGGCCGCCAAGCACGGCGCGTGGCTGGCGTTCTCGGGCGTCGTCGGCGTGACGTTCGTCGGATACTTCCTGCCGATCCGCGAGCTGCTTCCGCGCATCGGCGCGTGGCAGGTCACGCCGCCGGAGATGGTGTTTCTCGCCGTCGCGTCGCTGGCGCTTTACGCCGACGCCGGATTCATGCGCGAGCAGATCTGCAAGTACGCGTGCCCGTACGCGCGCTTCCAGGGCGCGATGTTCGACCGCGCGACGCTGACGATCTTCTACGACCCCGCCCGCGGCGAGCCGCGCGGCCACCGCAGGAAGAATACCGATCTGGCGCGCGCGAACCTCGGCCACTGCATCGACTGCAGGCTCTGCGTGCACGTGTGCCCGACCGGCATCGACATCCGCGAAGGCACGCAGTTCGAATGCATCGGCTGCGCCGCATGCATCGATGCCTGCGACAGCGTCATGGAAGAAGTCGGCTATCCGAAGGGCCTCGTCCGCTACACGACCGAGAGCGCGCTGGCCGGAAAACCGAAACCGCTGCTGCGCGCACGCGTCGTCGGTTACGGCGCGGTTCTTGCGATCGGTGTGGTGGCTTTCGTCGTTGCGCTCAGCCAGCGCATGCCGCTCGGCGTCGACGTGATCCGCGACCGGGCGCGCCTGTACCGCGAGATCTCCGGCGGGCAGATCGAGAATGTCTACACGCTCAAGCTCATGAACAAGTCCCAGCAGGGCCAGACGTACCGGATCGGGGCCGAAGACGGGTTCACGTTGATCGCGCCGGCCAGCGTCGCGGTTGCTCCGGGCGAGCTCAAGGACGTTCCGGTCCAGCTGCGCGCCGACCGCGCAAAGCTTGCAGCCACGTCAACGCCGGTTTCGTTCGTCGTCGAGTCCGAGAGCGATCCGTCGATTCGCGTGCGCGAGAGCGGCCGCTTTCTCGCGCCGGCTCCGATCGCAGCGGCGAAGCACGAACACGAGCACGACGACGAACACGGCGAGGAACACAAAAAGCAGCACGAGAAGGCGGGACCACTATGA
- a CDS encoding FixH family protein, whose protein sequence is MTTAVRIIAEAPPRSSLRTDTKAWYRQFWPWFVISLPAVSVLFSVATLVVAVRSADSLVRDDWYDAGMTINREFSREHAAAALDLKATLRVAESGRLELVLDGTAADPVRLDVAMSCPSDALRDQLVELYPVSPRTFASRDPLASTRGHWDVAITPPDSSWRVAGRIELTSSAVLAARH, encoded by the coding sequence ATGACCACCGCCGTCCGCATCATCGCCGAAGCGCCGCCGCGGTCTTCGCTGCGCACGGATACCAAAGCCTGGTACCGGCAGTTCTGGCCGTGGTTCGTGATTTCGCTTCCGGCCGTCAGCGTCCTGTTCAGCGTGGCTACGCTCGTGGTCGCGGTGCGCAGCGCCGACTCGCTGGTTCGCGACGACTGGTACGACGCAGGCATGACGATCAATCGCGAGTTCTCGCGTGAGCATGCAGCCGCCGCGCTCGATCTGAAGGCGACGCTGCGCGTGGCGGAAAGTGGACGGCTCGAGCTGGTGCTCGACGGCACGGCCGCCGATCCCGTGCGGCTCGACGTGGCGATGTCGTGTCCGTCGGATGCGTTGCGCGACCAGCTCGTTGAGCTTTATCCGGTTAGTCCACGGACGTTTGCATCGCGCGACCCGCTCGCGAGCACCAGAGGCCACTGGGACGTCGCGATCACCCCGCCGGATTCTTCCTGGCGCGTCGCCGGGCGCATCGAGCTCACCTCGAGCGCCGTACTCGCCGCACGGCATTGA
- a CDS encoding c-type cytochrome has protein sequence MTEVVVTQRADRMGLAVALLAAVFMLIASIASAEEIPAAATQEADTVWQQRCSTCHGAGGKGDGAAAAALVPKPRDFTSADWQKSVTDDHLQKVILEGGQSVGLSMLMVPNADLAPKPDVVKALVAHVRGLGAK, from the coding sequence ATGACCGAAGTTGTCGTCACGCAGCGAGCCGATCGCATGGGCCTGGCCGTCGCGCTGCTCGCGGCAGTTTTCATGCTGATCGCGAGCATCGCATCGGCCGAAGAGATTCCTGCGGCAGCGACGCAGGAGGCCGACACGGTCTGGCAGCAGCGCTGCTCGACGTGTCACGGCGCCGGCGGAAAGGGTGACGGCGCTGCGGCAGCAGCGCTCGTTCCGAAGCCGCGCGATTTCACGTCGGCCGACTGGCAGAAATCGGTCACCGACGACCATCTCCAGAAAGTCATTCTCGAAGGCGGCCAATCGGTCGGGCTGAGCATGCTGATGGTCCCCAACGCGGATCTGGCCCCCAAGCCGGACGTCGTCAAGGCGCTCGTCGCCCATGTTCGCGGCCTCGGCGCCAAGTAG
- the ccoP gene encoding cytochrome-c oxidase, cbb3-type subunit III: MSAPDAAAAAVGLTGGWSAYVTLIVVVNVVASAWILFWARTKSVDDGAAGETMGHSFDGIEEYDLPLPRWWLWMFVGTIVFTIVYCVLYPGLGSFGGTLGWSAKGQYDDEVRDAQAKYGPIYAAFAARPITDLIHDPQAVGIGQRLFANNCAACHGADARGGVGFPNLTDDDWLFGGEPETIQTTILGGRFAMMPPFAPALGGDQGVKEVVAYVLSLSGQPADAKLAEAGKARFNTICIACHGMDAKGNKAMGSPNLTDDIWLFGGSAEDIEFGLRSGRSGKMPAHADILGEQKAHLVATYVYSLSHPDVAAR; the protein is encoded by the coding sequence ATGAGCGCGCCCGATGCAGCAGCCGCCGCCGTCGGACTGACGGGAGGGTGGAGCGCGTACGTTACGCTGATCGTCGTCGTCAACGTCGTCGCATCGGCGTGGATCCTGTTCTGGGCGCGAACCAAAAGCGTCGATGACGGTGCTGCCGGCGAGACGATGGGCCACTCGTTCGACGGAATCGAAGAGTACGATCTTCCGCTTCCGCGCTGGTGGCTGTGGATGTTCGTCGGGACGATCGTCTTCACGATCGTCTACTGCGTGCTTTATCCCGGCCTCGGCAGCTTCGGCGGTACGCTCGGCTGGTCCGCAAAAGGTCAGTACGACGACGAAGTGCGCGACGCGCAGGCGAAGTACGGGCCGATCTATGCCGCGTTTGCGGCAAGGCCCATTACGGACCTGATTCACGATCCGCAGGCCGTCGGCATCGGCCAGCGGCTGTTCGCGAACAACTGCGCGGCCTGCCACGGCGCCGACGCGCGCGGCGGCGTCGGCTTTCCAAACCTGACCGACGACGACTGGCTGTTCGGCGGAGAGCCGGAGACGATCCAGACGACGATTCTCGGCGGGCGCTTCGCGATGATGCCGCCGTTTGCGCCCGCGCTCGGCGGCGATCAGGGCGTCAAGGAAGTCGTGGCGTATGTGCTGAGCCTTTCGGGCCAGCCGGCCGACGCAAAGCTCGCCGAAGCCGGCAAGGCGCGCTTCAACACGATCTGCATCGCGTGCCACGGCATGGACGCCAAAGGCAACAAGGCGATGGGCTCGCCGAACCTGACCGACGACATCTGGCTCTTCGGCGGCAGCGCCGAGGACATCGAGTTCGGGCTGCGGAGTGGCCGTTCCGGCAAGATGCCGGCGCATGCCGACATCCTCGGCGAGCAGAAAGCGCACCTGGTTGCGACGTACGTCTACAGCCTGTCGCATCCGGACGTCGCCGCGAGATAG
- a CDS encoding sialate O-acetylesterase, whose amino-acid sequence MRQFGSLGALTAVVMLLSLFPAAPGRADVTLAIDIDHGRVPQLFDDHMMLQRDTNAAVYGEADPGETVSVSVAGQTKTTVTPASGHWRVELDPVPAGGPYDLVIQGNNTITLHDVLFGDIWVLSGQSNMMIKRPWPGEVDDYPNARVFKTTWTSRPGGLPFDFARTLNEDLGVPVGVLQRAMRGSSGLVRTWLGPSVVDSTDPVIQEVVATGDYGQSYEAVIDGVTGFAVKGFIWWQGASDIRRRADPGPFYSHAFPAMIQSWRNAWNRGDLPFLFLQESVGRGLQPEQPLPSPYPAADNDDPFPVARMRQAFIEGLALPETQVITSSDLVGGLHPKDRAGYLLRIESAVLGFVYGYDMTFTGPTYQGMSIEDGNKVRIRFREHTANELHSRGPLQGFSITADRQHYVWANAEIQGEEVVVWSDDVPTPVEVRYGYDEDYTFANLFNYSEIGELGCPTFTTDAAPAPWP is encoded by the coding sequence ATGCGACAGTTCGGTTCACTGGGTGCGCTCACCGCCGTCGTCATGCTGTTGTCGCTCTTCCCGGCGGCGCCGGGTCGGGCCGACGTCACGCTGGCGATCGACATCGACCACGGCCGCGTTCCGCAGCTCTTCGACGACCACATGATGCTGCAGCGCGATACCAACGCGGCGGTTTATGGAGAGGCCGATCCCGGCGAAACAGTCAGCGTCTCGGTCGCCGGCCAGACCAAGACGACCGTCACTCCCGCCAGCGGCCACTGGCGCGTCGAGCTCGACCCGGTGCCGGCCGGCGGGCCCTACGACCTCGTCATCCAGGGCAACAACACGATCACGCTGCACGACGTGCTGTTCGGCGACATCTGGGTGCTCAGCGGCCAGTCGAACATGATGATCAAGCGTCCGTGGCCCGGCGAGGTCGATGACTATCCGAACGCTCGCGTGTTCAAGACCACGTGGACCAGCCGACCCGGCGGGCTGCCGTTCGATTTCGCGCGAACGCTGAACGAGGACCTCGGCGTTCCGGTCGGCGTGCTGCAGCGCGCGATGCGCGGATCGTCCGGCCTCGTGCGCACGTGGCTCGGCCCTTCGGTTGTCGATTCTACCGATCCGGTGATCCAGGAGGTCGTCGCGACCGGCGACTACGGCCAGTCGTACGAGGCCGTCATCGACGGCGTCACCGGCTTCGCGGTCAAAGGCTTCATCTGGTGGCAGGGCGCCAGCGACATCCGGCGGCGTGCCGATCCGGGTCCGTTCTACAGCCATGCATTCCCGGCGATGATCCAGTCGTGGCGCAACGCCTGGAACCGCGGCGACCTTCCGTTTCTTTTCCTTCAGGAGTCCGTCGGGCGCGGCCTGCAGCCCGAGCAGCCGCTGCCGAGCCCGTATCCGGCCGCCGACAACGACGATCCGTTCCCCGTCGCGCGCATGCGCCAGGCGTTCATCGAAGGTCTCGCGCTGCCCGAGACGCAGGTCATCACGTCGTCCGATCTGGTCGGCGGCCTGCATCCGAAGGACCGCGCCGGCTACCTGCTGCGCATCGAGAGCGCGGTGCTCGGCTTCGTCTACGGCTACGACATGACGTTTACCGGTCCGACCTACCAGGGCATGTCGATCGAGGACGGCAACAAGGTCCGCATCCGCTTCCGCGAGCACACCGCAAACGAGCTGCACTCGCGCGGTCCGTTGCAGGGATTCTCGATTACCGCCGATCGCCAGCACTACGTGTGGGCGAACGCCGAAATCCAGGGCGAAGAAGTCGTCGTCTGGAGCGACGACGTTCCGACTCCGGTCGAAGTCCGCTACGGCTACGACGAGGACTACACGTTCGCCAATCTGTTCAATTACTCCGAAATCGGCGAGCTCGGCTGCCCGACGTTCACGACCGACGCCGCGCCGGCCCCGTGGCCGTAA
- a CDS encoding CcoQ/FixQ family Cbb3-type cytochrome c oxidase assembly chaperone yields the protein MPIAGWIDEGVIRGIGTVLLLLSFVALCVWAWAPAQRRRFEDASMLPFVDVGDANFRPDAARKEAR from the coding sequence ATGCCGATTGCGGGATGGATCGACGAGGGAGTCATTCGCGGGATCGGGACGGTGCTTCTGCTTCTGTCGTTCGTCGCACTGTGCGTGTGGGCGTGGGCCCCGGCGCAGCGGCGCCGCTTCGAAGACGCATCGATGCTGCCGTTCGTCGACGTCGGTGATGCGAACTTCCGCCCGGATGCTGCACGCAAGGAAGCACGATGA
- a CDS encoding sialate O-acetylesterase — translation MFSVAATVVAAIVLAATPSHAVGVDQHLFTNGMVLQRGMPVPIWGTANAGEQVTVTFAGQNKITTAAGDGTWRITLDPLVANAGPLGLIIQGTNQIALTGVMVGEVWLCGGQSNMVLEQPGPVRLAANPEVHALRFNDWSDAPGDICWEFALTMHDVLGVPIGIINNAKGGTRIRTWLPPSTINDPDPKVPEILANYPIWGDVWQEVGVHLVPYAMRGVIWWQGEADSRTANDHRYILPAMIRAWRREWNQGDFPFVYVQLPNGKGLPFGEPVRNLPAGSRGSPWASTLRQAFIDTLDVVPNTAMIVTSDLIGGIHPPPQEYPEYAARLADAVLVEVYGQDFTYSGPIVESATAEGSSVRIRYRSHTADSLQFTGAALQGFALSADHENWEWADSAAIDGNQVVVASSLVPSPVAVRYGFASKFRWANLYNERDMVSGPFQIDVEPAP, via the coding sequence ATGTTTTCCGTCGCGGCGACGGTCGTTGCGGCCATCGTGCTCGCGGCAACACCCTCGCACGCCGTGGGCGTCGACCAGCACCTGTTCACCAACGGAATGGTGCTGCAGCGCGGGATGCCGGTTCCAATCTGGGGCACGGCGAATGCGGGCGAACAGGTCACCGTGACGTTCGCCGGCCAGAACAAGATCACGACCGCCGCGGGCGACGGAACGTGGCGCATCACGCTCGATCCGCTGGTTGCGAACGCGGGCCCGCTGGGACTGATCATCCAGGGAACCAACCAGATCGCATTGACCGGAGTGATGGTCGGCGAAGTCTGGCTGTGCGGCGGCCAGTCCAACATGGTGCTCGAGCAGCCGGGACCGGTGCGCCTCGCGGCGAATCCGGAAGTGCACGCGCTGCGGTTCAACGACTGGTCGGACGCTCCCGGCGACATCTGCTGGGAGTTCGCGCTGACGATGCACGACGTGCTCGGCGTTCCGATCGGCATCATCAACAACGCGAAAGGCGGCACGCGCATCCGCACGTGGCTTCCGCCGTCGACGATCAATGATCCCGATCCGAAAGTGCCGGAGATTCTCGCGAACTATCCGATCTGGGGCGACGTCTGGCAGGAAGTCGGCGTACATCTGGTTCCGTACGCGATGCGCGGCGTGATCTGGTGGCAGGGCGAGGCCGACAGCCGCACGGCCAATGACCACCGCTACATCCTCCCCGCGATGATTCGCGCATGGCGGCGCGAATGGAACCAGGGCGATTTCCCGTTCGTCTACGTCCAGCTGCCCAACGGCAAAGGACTTCCGTTCGGCGAGCCGGTGCGAAACCTTCCGGCGGGCAGTCGCGGCAGCCCGTGGGCGTCGACGCTGCGGCAGGCATTCATCGACACGCTCGACGTCGTTCCGAACACCGCCATGATCGTCACGTCGGACCTGATCGGCGGCATTCATCCGCCGCCGCAGGAATATCCCGAGTACGCCGCGCGGCTCGCCGACGCCGTCCTCGTCGAAGTCTACGGACAGGACTTCACGTATTCCGGCCCGATCGTCGAGTCGGCCACGGCCGAAGGCAGCAGCGTTCGCATTCGCTATCGCTCGCACACCGCCGACAGCCTCCAGTTCACCGGCGCCGCCCTCCAGGGATTCGCGCTCAGCGCCGATCACGAGAACTGGGAATGGGCCGACAGCGCGGCCATCGACGGCAACCAGGTCGTGGTCGCGAGCTCGCTCGTCCCGTCGCCGGTCGCCGTGCGCTACGGCTTCGCGTCGAAGTTCCGGTGGGCAAATCTTTACAACGAAAGAGACATGGTCTCCGGACCGTTCCAGATCGACGTCGAGCCGGCTCCATGA
- the ccoO gene encoding cytochrome-c oxidase, cbb3-type subunit II, with amino-acid sequence MANQTPFEKNIGLMGVLIVVVVSFGGLAEIVPLMFQDDVSAAVEGMKPLDALALEGRDIYIRDGCHVCHTQMVRPLRAETERYGHYSVAGESVYEHPFLWGSKRTGPDLARVGGRYSDEWHKVHLRNPRDVVPESNMPAFPWLFDNALDGENTGTKMKALRAVGVPYTDTDIAGAKAAVAGKQEIDALISYLQQLGLVMKGKR; translated from the coding sequence ATGGCAAACCAGACGCCTTTCGAGAAGAACATCGGCCTGATGGGAGTGCTGATCGTCGTCGTCGTCAGCTTCGGCGGCCTCGCCGAGATCGTCCCGCTGATGTTCCAGGACGACGTTTCGGCTGCAGTCGAAGGCATGAAGCCGCTCGACGCTCTCGCCCTCGAAGGCCGAGACATCTACATCCGCGACGGCTGCCACGTCTGCCACACGCAGATGGTCCGGCCGCTGCGCGCGGAAACCGAGCGCTACGGTCACTACTCGGTCGCCGGTGAATCCGTCTACGAGCATCCGTTCCTGTGGGGCTCCAAGCGCACCGGGCCGGATCTCGCGCGTGTCGGCGGCCGCTACAGCGACGAGTGGCACAAGGTGCACCTTCGCAACCCGCGCGACGTCGTGCCCGAGTCGAACATGCCGGCGTTTCCATGGCTGTTCGACAACGCGCTCGACGGTGAAAACACCGGAACCAAGATGAAAGCGCTGCGCGCCGTCGGGGTGCCGTACACCGACACCGACATCGCAGGCGCCAAAGCTGCCGTTGCGGGAAAACAGGAAATCGATGCGCTCATCTCCTACCTGCAGCAGCTCGGCCTCGTCATGAAAGGCAAGAGGTAG
- the ccoN gene encoding cytochrome-c oxidase, cbb3-type subunit I: MSNAVAVAPDDYDYGVVRQFAVMSLVWGIVGMLVGLILAIQLAWPDVTPAVPFLSYGRLRPLHTNAVIFAFGGCALFASAYLVVQRTCGVRLFAPALAKFTFWGWQLVIVLAAITLPLGYTTAKEYAELEWPIDLLIAVVWISVGVVFFGTIMRRKTPHIYVANWFFGAFIITVALLHVINSLEIPVSLFKSYSIYAGTVDAMVQWWYGHNAVGFFLTAGFLGMMYYFVPKQAGRPVYSYRLSVVHFWALIGIYMWAGPHHLHYSALPDWAQSLGVVFSILLWAPSWGGMINGLMTLSGAWDKLRTDPILRFMIVALSFYGMSTFEGPMMSIKTVNALTHDTDWTIAHVHSGALGWVAMITIGCLYAMLPKLWGKQKMYSTPLVNVHFWLSTVGIVLYIAAMWIAGLMQGLMWRAFNEDGTLTYTFVEALQATHPYYVVRVGGGLVFFIGMLVMAWNVWCTLTAEEADEPVLEALAEPAVG, encoded by the coding sequence ATGAGCAATGCGGTGGCAGTGGCGCCGGACGACTACGACTACGGCGTCGTCCGCCAGTTTGCGGTGATGTCGCTGGTCTGGGGCATCGTCGGAATGCTCGTCGGGCTGATCCTTGCGATCCAGCTCGCATGGCCGGACGTCACGCCGGCGGTTCCGTTCCTTAGCTACGGAAGGCTGCGGCCGCTGCATACCAACGCGGTCATCTTCGCGTTCGGCGGCTGCGCGCTGTTCGCGTCGGCGTACCTCGTCGTGCAGCGAACGTGCGGAGTGCGCCTGTTCGCGCCGGCGCTCGCGAAGTTCACGTTCTGGGGCTGGCAGCTCGTGATCGTGCTTGCCGCCATCACGCTTCCGCTCGGGTACACCACGGCAAAAGAGTACGCGGAGCTCGAGTGGCCGATCGATCTGCTGATCGCGGTCGTGTGGATTTCGGTCGGCGTCGTGTTCTTCGGCACGATCATGCGTCGCAAGACGCCGCACATCTACGTCGCCAACTGGTTCTTCGGCGCGTTCATCATCACCGTCGCGCTGCTCCACGTCATCAACAGCCTCGAGATCCCGGTCTCGCTCTTCAAGTCCTACTCGATCTACGCCGGCACCGTCGATGCGATGGTGCAGTGGTGGTACGGCCACAATGCGGTCGGTTTCTTCCTGACCGCGGGCTTTCTCGGAATGATGTACTACTTCGTTCCGAAGCAGGCCGGGCGTCCCGTGTATTCGTACCGACTTTCGGTCGTGCACTTCTGGGCGCTGATCGGCATCTACATGTGGGCCGGCCCGCATCATCTGCACTACAGCGCGCTTCCGGACTGGGCGCAGAGCCTCGGCGTCGTCTTCTCGATCCTGCTGTGGGCGCCGTCCTGGGGCGGAATGATCAACGGGCTCATGACGCTCTCGGGCGCATGGGACAAGCTGCGCACCGATCCCATTCTCCGATTCATGATCGTCGCGCTGTCGTTCTACGGAATGTCGACGTTCGAAGGGCCGATGATGTCGATCAAGACCGTCAACGCGCTCACCCACGACACCGACTGGACGATCGCGCACGTGCACTCGGGCGCTCTCGGCTGGGTCGCGATGATCACGATCGGCTGTCTGTACGCGATGCTCCCGAAGCTGTGGGGCAAGCAGAAGATGTACAGCACGCCGCTCGTCAACGTGCATTTCTGGCTGTCGACGGTCGGAATCGTCCTCTACATCGCGGCGATGTGGATTGCCGGCCTCATGCAGGGCCTGATGTGGCGCGCGTTCAACGAGGACGGCACGCTGACCTACACGTTCGTCGAAGCGCTGCAGGCGACGCATCCGTATTACGTCGTGCGCGTCGGCGGCGGCCTCGTGTTCTTCATCGGAATGCTGGTGATGGCGTGGAACGTCTGGTGCACGCTGACGGCGGAGGAAGCCGACGAGCCGGTGCTCGAAGCGCTTGCCGAACCGGCTGTCGGCTGA
- a CDS encoding sialate O-acetylesterase, with protein MISVRSFIRIALRSAGLCGVRGLSIVAAAALVVTLGPARAGADVSLALDSSKGEPPSLFSDGMVLQRDAVVPVFGKADPGEAVEVTIASQTKSTVAAANGTWRVELDPVAAGGPYELVVHGNNTITIGNVLAGDVWVCAGQSNLVIRRPRQSELDLYPTIRTMGRGGQWDERPSAMAFAFARELNAELGVPIGLINRAAGGTSMRNWLSPSAASDPDPDVQAIVSTWDSWGDEYERQVQPFAGYAIRGVLYWQGEQDLKLARQHPGNIDIFYHLLPALIRSWRADWQSGNIPFVLVQLPTGGGLQLEQTVAPLPLAPPAEGIAVRMRQATFNGLSEPATTLMVSVDVEGAVHPKDRELYGYRLANAALGGSAYGESFAYSGPIYASMTLEAAGRVRLRFKPNTAEGLVAEGGPLQGFSISEDGENFVWAEAEIQGNEVVVWNDAIAAPTVVHYAWDHFPTWANLFNGTGLGTAPFSTTETPAP; from the coding sequence ATGATTTCCGTCCGCTCATTTATCCGCATTGCGCTCCGGTCTGCGGGCCTCTGCGGCGTTCGCGGCCTTTCCATCGTGGCGGCTGCAGCGCTTGTCGTAACGCTCGGCCCGGCGCGCGCGGGCGCCGACGTAAGTCTCGCGCTCGATTCGTCCAAGGGCGAGCCGCCGTCGCTGTTCTCGGACGGCATGGTGCTGCAGCGCGATGCCGTCGTTCCGGTTTTCGGCAAGGCGGATCCCGGCGAAGCGGTCGAAGTCACGATCGCTTCGCAGACCAAGAGCACGGTCGCGGCTGCCAACGGCACGTGGCGGGTCGAGCTCGATCCGGTCGCTGCCGGCGGCCCGTACGAGCTCGTCGTGCATGGCAACAACACGATCACCATCGGCAATGTTCTCGCCGGCGATGTCTGGGTATGCGCGGGGCAATCGAACCTCGTCATACGCCGACCGCGGCAAAGCGAGCTCGACCTGTACCCGACCATCCGCACGATGGGTCGCGGCGGCCAGTGGGACGAGCGACCGTCGGCGATGGCGTTCGCGTTCGCGCGCGAGCTCAATGCCGAGCTCGGCGTGCCGATCGGTCTGATCAATCGCGCAGCCGGCGGCACGTCGATGCGCAACTGGCTGTCGCCGTCGGCCGCATCGGATCCGGATCCGGACGTGCAGGCGATCGTTTCGACGTGGGACAGCTGGGGCGACGAATACGAGCGGCAGGTGCAGCCGTTTGCCGGGTACGCAATCCGCGGAGTTCTCTACTGGCAGGGCGAACAGGATCTGAAGCTCGCGCGCCAGCATCCGGGCAACATCGATATTTTCTATCACCTGCTGCCCGCGCTCATTCGATCGTGGCGTGCCGACTGGCAGAGCGGGAACATTCCGTTCGTGCTCGTGCAGCTTCCGACCGGCGGCGGGCTGCAGCTCGAACAAACCGTTGCTCCGCTGCCGCTCGCGCCGCCTGCGGAAGGCATTGCCGTGCGCATGCGCCAGGCGACGTTCAACGGGCTCAGCGAGCCGGCAACGACGCTGATGGTGTCGGTCGACGTCGAAGGCGCGGTGCATCCGAAGGACCGCGAGCTCTACGGCTACCGCCTCGCCAACGCCGCGCTCGGCGGCAGCGCATACGGCGAGAGCTTCGCGTATTCGGGTCCGATCTACGCGTCGATGACGCTCGAAGCTGCCGGTCGCGTGCGTCTTCGCTTCAAGCCGAACACCGCCGAAGGTCTCGTTGCCGAAGGCGGCCCGCTGCAGGGATTCTCGATCTCCGAAGACGGAGAGAATTTCGTGTGGGCTGAGGCCGAGATCCAGGGCAACGAAGTCGTGGTCTGGAACGATGCGATCGCCGCGCCGACCGTCGTGCATTACGCGTGGGATCACTTCCCGACTTGGGCGAATCTCTTCAACGGCACCGGCCTCGGCACTGCGCCGTTCTCGACTACGGAAACGCCGGCGCCGTAA